CGTCGAAGGTCGAGCCCGACGCGTCCCCTCGCACAAACGCGGATCGCTCGGCCCCCGGCTCGTCGCGGCCGGGCCAGGTCATCCAGATCGCAACCGCCGCGACGGCAGCGAGGCCGACGAGCAACCAGTGCGAGAAGCCGGCCCAGACAGAGAAGATCGCCAGCACGAGGCCGACGGCGAGGACAACGGATGACCCGATCCACCGGCGTATGGGGGCTGACGTCTCAAGCATCACGCGGCGCCGTGGCATCGCTTGTACTTCTTGCCGCCGCCGCAGGGACACGGCCCGCTGGGGCTCGGATCGTTGGTGGGCGGCCGCGGCGTCGCACGGCCCAGGCCACCGCCAGAGGAACTGCCGGAGGAGTACACGCCGCCCCTTACCAGCCCCATCCCGCCGCACTTTGGGCAGGTGCCGGCGGTGCTGCCGGACATTGACACGCCGCTGAGGCTGTCGCCGAGGACGATGCCGGACGAGAAGACGGCGCCGCAATTGGTGCATACGGCCGGGACGGCAGGCATGATTAGGCCTCCAGGTTGGGCCGCCGAGGGGCGGCGTGGGCTGGCGGTCGTCCCGCCAGCGGTTCCGATGGGGTCGCTTGCCAACGCGAAACACTCCTCGCTGGCTCCGGCGGGGGCGTCACAACCACCGACCTGCCAGCCGTTGCACGACATCCTAGCCCACATTTAGTGCCGGGTCAAGCGGTTGCCCACAACCTGTGGATAAGTGCGAACGGACGTGCCCTTGTGGGGGACCTAGCAGGTCGGCAGGTTGTCCAGGTTGTTCGCGGTCGTGTAGTCCGGGCGCGTCGTGATGTACGGCGACTATGCAGACGCCCGCGACGTGCTCGTGCGTCCCGTCCGAGGACCGCTCCTTCCGCACCTTCGTCACGATCGGCATGTCCGTCACCTCGCTGAGCCATCGACCCGACCACCGGCCCCTTCCCCGGGCGTGCCAGGATCAGCTTCGCACCCGTCTGCGACAGCTGCTTGTCGGACTCACACGGGCATGAGCCGCGTCGCGCGGACCTTGGTTACTTCTTCGGCTTCGGCTTGGTCGTGGTCTTCGGCTTCGCGTAGCCTTTCTTACCGCCCTTCTTAGCCATTGTCGGACCTCCTTTGTCCCTCCTGCTGCGGGGCGGGCCGCTCGCGCGGCTCTCTCGCGGGCTGCGGCTTCTCCTGCGTGAGCGGCTTGTCATAGCCCTTGCGGAGTATCTCCGCGTCCTCGTCGCCGCGGTGTCGGGCGATGGTCTCGATCACTTTGCTGCCTCCTTTGCGTCCGACGCTGCCGCCAGGACCTTCACGCTTGCGATGTTCGAGGTGACCGGCACCAGCACGCCCTTTGACTCCGTTATCTCCTTGTCGATCTGCCCGTCCTTCACCGTGTACTCCTGGGCGAGGAAGATGCCTTGGGTCTGGGGCGACATCGCGACCCACGCGGGACCATAGTAGCTGCCCGCGACCTTGGAACCGTCGTTGAAAGTGATGACGAGGAACTGCCCGTCGGCCGTGTCTTCGAGGAAGAACTTATCCCACGGCGACGGCGGAACCGGCGGGAACAGGTCCTCGAGCAGCACGCGCCTCCATCCCTCCCGTGTTCGGAGGCTCGGCGGGCTCTTGCCCCAGAACAGCGTCCCCCATGAGAGCGAGGTGAGCCGGCCGGCGTAGAGCCCGCCGATCGCCGGGACGAGCAGGAGAGCGAACAGGCCCCAGAACGCGACGCGTATGGGATGGTCGATGAGGCGGTCGTGAACGGGCCACACCCACCAAGAGGTCAGGGGTAGGAACTCCAGGAGCTGGATCACGGCGCTGACGACGATCGCGAGCAGCACGTACTTAAGGTCGGTGGGCGGCTCCTGCCACGTCTTGTTCCGCGCCCACAGGGCCAGGGCGATGTAGCCGGGGACGACGGCGACGAGGATCACGAACAGGCCTTCGAAGGTGCCGGGCCCCACCGTGCTCGAACTATAGCGAGCCGCCGCGCGACTGGCAATGTGGAGGTGTTTAGCGAAGCGAGCTAGCAGGATCGGGGACCGTGTAGTCGTCGTCCTTCCGGCCACCGCGGCGCTCGTGCGGCAACATGGATGTATCGTCCGCTGGCGCCACGGCTTGCAGGCTGTTGGTAGTCGAGCGCACCGCACTAACGCCGTTCCGCTTCGGACATCGAGGCGCTGTCAACTGGCCCGCGGCTGGCCATGCCATCGGCTGAACTCGCTGGCGTGGGAGGCCGCTGTGGCGGTGATGGTAGCGTTCCCGAATGCGTGCCCCGTATCGCGTTGGACTGCTCGGCCTTGGCCACGTCGGCGGAGCGCTGGCGCGACGGTTGGTGGAGGATGCCGATCGGATCACCCAAGCCGCCGGCCGGCCGATCCACCTGGAAGCCGTCGCCGTGGCGCACCCTGAGGGCCGGCGCGCACCGGCGCCGTTGCTCCCCGCCGCGCAATTGCTGGCACAGCCACACCTCGATGCCGTCGTCGAGGTGATGGGCGGCCTCGAACCGGCGCATACCTATATACATACGGCGCTCCAGGCGGGCCGCCAGGTGATCACGGCCAACAAGCAACTGATCGCCGCGGAGGGGCCGCAACTGGCCCGGCTCGGGACGATTCGGTTCGAGGCCTCCGTCGCCAGCGCGATCCCGATCGTCGAAACCCTGGCCGACACGCTTGGCGCGGACCGGATCCGCTCGATCATGGGCATCCTCAATGGCACGACCAACTCGATCCTCGCCGCGATGGACGGCGGGGCGACCTATACGGAAGCCCTCGC
Above is a window of Candidatus Dormiibacterota bacterium DNA encoding:
- a CDS encoding SEC-C metal-binding domain-containing protein, whose amino-acid sequence is MPAVPAVCTNCGAVFSSGIVLGDSLSGVSMSGSTAGTCPKCGGMGLVRGGVYSSGSSSGGGLGRATPRPPTNDPSPSGPCPCGGGKKYKRCHGAA
- a CDS encoding DUF6338 family protein, which encodes MGPGTFEGLFVILVAVVPGYIALALWARNKTWQEPPTDLKYVLLAIVVSAVIQLLEFLPLTSWWVWPVHDRLIDHPIRVAFWGLFALLLVPAIGGLYAGRLTSLSWGTLFWGKSPPSLRTREGWRRVLLEDLFPPVPPSPWDKFFLEDTADGQFLVITFNDGSKVAGSYYGPAWVAMSPQTQGIFLAQEYTVKDGQIDKEITESKGVLVPVTSNIASVKVLAAASDAKEAAK